In Thermococcus thioreducens, a genomic segment contains:
- a CDS encoding NAD(P)/FAD-dependent oxidoreductase produces the protein MKIVVVGSGTAGSNFALFMRKLDRKAEIIVIGKEPTMQYSPCALPHVISGTIEKPEDVIVFPNEFYERQKIQLMLGTEVKSIDRGRKVVITDKGEVPYDKLVLAVGSKAFVPPIKGVENEGVFTLKSLDDVREIKAYIAERKPKKAVVIGAGLIGLEGAEAFAKLGMGVLVVELMDRLMPAMLDKDTAKLVQREMEANGVSFRFGVGVSEIIGSPVRAVRIGDEEVPADLVLVATGVRANVDLAKAAGLDVHWGIVVNEHLQTSDPDIYAIGDCAEVIDAVTGERTLSQLGTSAVRMAKVAAEHIAGKDVSFKPVFNTAITELFGLEIGTFGITEERAKKAGIEIAVGRFKGSTKPEYYPGGKPITVKVIFRKSDRKLIGAQIVGGERVWGRIMTLSALAQEDATVEDVVYLETAYAPPVSPTIDPISIAAEMALRRLR, from the coding sequence ATGAAAATCGTCGTTGTGGGTTCTGGAACAGCCGGAAGCAACTTCGCGCTGTTCATGCGCAAGCTCGACAGGAAGGCCGAAATCATCGTCATCGGAAAGGAACCAACGATGCAGTATTCACCATGCGCTTTGCCGCACGTGATAAGCGGAACCATCGAGAAGCCCGAAGATGTCATCGTCTTCCCGAACGAGTTCTACGAGAGGCAGAAAATCCAGCTCATGCTCGGAACGGAGGTCAAATCCATAGACCGCGGGAGGAAGGTCGTCATAACCGACAAGGGCGAAGTCCCTTACGACAAGCTTGTTTTGGCAGTTGGTTCGAAGGCATTCGTCCCCCCGATAAAGGGCGTCGAGAACGAGGGGGTTTTCACGCTCAAGAGCCTCGACGACGTGAGGGAGATAAAGGCATACATCGCCGAGAGGAAGCCGAAGAAAGCCGTTGTAATCGGGGCCGGCCTAATCGGCCTCGAAGGGGCCGAGGCCTTCGCGAAGCTCGGCATGGGGGTTCTGGTCGTTGAGCTTATGGATCGCCTAATGCCGGCGATGCTTGACAAAGATACCGCCAAGCTCGTCCAGAGGGAGATGGAAGCCAACGGAGTTTCCTTCCGCTTCGGCGTTGGGGTCAGCGAGATAATTGGCAGTCCGGTCAGGGCTGTTAGAATAGGCGACGAGGAGGTTCCGGCTGACCTCGTCCTCGTCGCCACTGGCGTCAGGGCAAACGTCGACCTCGCAAAGGCGGCCGGCCTCGACGTGCACTGGGGCATAGTCGTCAACGAGCACCTCCAGACCAGCGACCCTGACATCTACGCGATAGGCGACTGCGCCGAGGTGATAGATGCTGTAACCGGAGAAAGGACGCTCAGCCAGCTCGGAACTTCAGCTGTGAGGATGGCAAAGGTTGCAGCGGAGCACATAGCCGGAAAAGACGTCTCATTTAAGCCGGTCTTCAACACAGCCATTACAGAGCTCTTCGGCCTCGAAATAGGCACCTTCGGAATAACAGAGGAGAGGGCCAAGAAAGCGGGCATCGAGATAGCCGTCGGCAGGTTCAAGGGCTCAACGAAGCCCGAGTACTACCCCGGCGGAAAGCCCATAACGGTCAAGGTCATCTTCAGGAAGTCAGATAGAAAGCTCATCGGCGCCCAGATAGTCGGTGGGGAAAGGGTGTGGGGCAGGATAATGACCCTCTCTGCTTTAGCCCAGGAGGATGCAACGGTGGAGGACGTCGTTTACCTCGAAACAGCCTACGCCCCACCGGTGAGCCCGACCATCGACCCGATAAGCATCGCCGCCGAGATGGCCCTTAGAAGGCTCCGCTGA
- a CDS encoding type II toxin-antitoxin system RelE family toxin: protein MSFRVIIGKNAEKGIRNLPPAHLNRFAELVEALKINPVPVESFDVKKMRGSDRAYRVRLGSYRVLYTVHWDEDTVVILKVEPRERAYR, encoded by the coding sequence ATGAGCTTTAGAGTAATCATCGGCAAAAATGCCGAGAAAGGAATAAGAAACCTTCCTCCAGCCCACCTAAATCGTTTTGCCGAGCTCGTGGAGGCACTAAAAATCAACCCGGTTCCGGTGGAAAGCTTCGACGTTAAGAAGATGCGCGGTTCGGACAGAGCGTATCGCGTTAGGCTTGGCAGCTATCGGGTTCTCTACACCGTTCACTGGGACGAGGATACCGTTGTTATCTTGAAGGTTGAACCCCGCGAAAGGGCGTACCGCTGA
- a CDS encoding endonuclease/exonuclease/phosphatase family protein, translating into MKIDERNRILLGLGTGVLLASSLRIFVAGAYSSLEKTFFYGMSFPSGLGILMLLIAAFLVGRMSRKAGAALTAAYATAVLITDATEYTHLVAAFALPVALALVKELDVKYLTMGLVADLSLRVLAVGAEPADFPYTRVILALFLFLGAYALWNEPGTLKKPGFGLYAFAALIELGLIYPNAVMRYSGMTVYYLPEFIGFSLLVALAILLGPHLARKPTVAMALLIIGSATLFLKPFSLVGLPIALASAIALVESAKGSRGGVIGAFYLFLVATLAIGAYVGRDIGLPFMEDRLEALILATSVIYALSAYGKNVGVSLPSAREIAGPLAGLTIASVIVLALFNAGPVYANAKKDVLIWTYNVHQGFGPYDGTFNGYELVNLLSEQRPDIWLGQEVVGGMIANAYQDVPLFVSAHLGYAYEYKPAVEGTYGIAVFSHWHMNTVGELNLESVGQARPAQKVSIDELGLTIVNVHMGLSEEERAMQAEELLKFAEGSPVAQIIAGDTNAEPDERAIEILTRDYRDAFSERPPYTFLWERNGVVDREDIDYILLKKDWPAEVKDYGCLCDVLVSDHRPVWAVIELP; encoded by the coding sequence ATGAAGATCGATGAGCGGAATAGGATACTGCTTGGCCTCGGAACCGGCGTCCTGCTGGCTTCATCCCTCCGAATCTTTGTGGCGGGGGCATACTCAAGCCTTGAAAAGACTTTCTTCTACGGGATGAGCTTTCCATCCGGGCTTGGAATCCTCATGCTCCTTATCGCTGCGTTCCTCGTCGGAAGGATGAGCAGAAAAGCCGGCGCAGCCCTAACAGCGGCCTACGCAACAGCCGTCCTGATAACCGATGCGACCGAATACACGCACCTCGTAGCGGCTTTTGCCTTGCCGGTGGCCCTTGCGCTCGTCAAGGAGCTGGACGTGAAGTATCTGACCATGGGGCTCGTCGCTGACCTGAGCCTCCGCGTCCTGGCTGTCGGTGCCGAGCCGGCTGACTTTCCGTACACGAGGGTTATCCTGGCGCTCTTCCTGTTCCTGGGGGCCTACGCCCTCTGGAACGAGCCTGGAACGCTCAAGAAGCCGGGCTTCGGCCTCTACGCTTTCGCCGCTCTCATCGAGCTCGGGCTCATCTACCCCAACGCGGTGATGCGCTACTCGGGAATGACCGTCTATTACCTCCCGGAGTTCATCGGCTTCTCCCTCCTCGTGGCCTTGGCGATTCTGCTCGGCCCGCACCTGGCGAGGAAGCCGACGGTCGCGATGGCGCTCCTGATAATCGGCTCGGCGACGCTATTCCTCAAGCCCTTCTCTCTGGTCGGCCTGCCCATAGCCTTGGCCTCAGCCATCGCCCTCGTTGAGAGCGCGAAGGGGAGCAGAGGGGGAGTCATCGGGGCATTCTATCTGTTCCTCGTTGCTACGCTCGCGATAGGCGCCTACGTGGGCAGGGACATCGGTCTACCTTTTATGGAGGACAGGCTTGAGGCCCTTATCCTGGCTACCTCGGTAATTTACGCCCTCAGTGCCTATGGGAAGAACGTCGGGGTGAGCCTTCCAAGCGCAAGGGAGATAGCCGGCCCCCTCGCCGGCCTCACCATTGCCTCTGTCATCGTTCTGGCGCTCTTCAATGCGGGGCCTGTTTATGCGAACGCTAAGAAAGACGTCCTGATCTGGACCTACAACGTCCACCAGGGTTTCGGCCCCTACGACGGAACCTTCAACGGCTACGAACTGGTTAATCTCCTGTCAGAGCAGAGGCCTGACATCTGGCTTGGCCAGGAAGTTGTCGGCGGGATGATCGCAAACGCCTACCAGGACGTGCCCCTCTTCGTCTCGGCCCACCTCGGCTACGCCTACGAGTACAAGCCGGCCGTTGAGGGAACCTACGGTATAGCGGTCTTCTCACACTGGCACATGAATACCGTTGGCGAGCTCAACCTTGAGAGTGTCGGCCAGGCGAGGCCGGCCCAGAAGGTCTCCATAGATGAGCTTGGGCTTACCATAGTGAACGTCCACATGGGGCTCAGCGAGGAGGAAAGGGCGATGCAGGCGGAGGAGTTACTTAAGTTCGCCGAGGGCTCACCGGTGGCTCAGATAATAGCCGGCGACACCAACGCCGAGCCGGACGAGAGGGCCATAGAGATACTCACCCGCGACTACCGCGACGCTTTCTCCGAGAGGCCGCCCTACACCTTCCTCTGGGAGCGCAACGGGGTGGTTGACAGGGAGGACATCGACTACATCCTGCTCAAAAAGGACTGGCCGGCTGAGGTGAAGGACTACGGCTGCCTCTGCGACGTCCTAGTGTCAGACCACAGGCCGGTGTGGGCGGTAATAGAACTGCCGTGA